One stretch of Nicotiana tabacum cultivar K326 chromosome 18, ASM71507v2, whole genome shotgun sequence DNA includes these proteins:
- the LOC107762315 gene encoding uncharacterized protein LOC107762315, with amino-acid sequence MSFMKGDLLSRTRKLVKGFAKAEPVWLKAMEQAPPATFPRAEKKLKPVSLPEDVYIKKFFQKHPESKHEDAIKISGFDPPPARIFGGRVLDLKEQGVSEEEAMAVADMEYRAERKAKKKAYSRLKQIARLQGKKPPPNPYPSAIKEIQAEERKFVHDRFYNRDILKVVEKLKEERQAELQDRRGGGGW; translated from the exons ATGTCGTTCATGAAAGGTGATTTGCTGAGTAGAACGAGAAAGCTTGTCAAAGGCTTCGCCAAGGCCGAGCCTGTCTGGCTCAAGGCTATGGAACA GGCTCCACCGGCAACATTCCCTCGTGCCGAAAAGAAACTGAAACCCGTCAGTTTACCAGAGGATGTCTATATCAAGAAGTTCTTCCAGAAGCATCCAGAATCTAAACACGAGGATGCTATTAA GATTTCCGGATTTGATCCTCCTCCAGCCCGTATATTTGGGGGGCGAGTGCTCGATTTAAAGGAGCAGGGGGTCAGTGAAGAGGAAGCAATGGCTGTTGCTGAT ATGGAGTATCGAGCAGagagaaaagcaaaaaagaaagcaTATTCTCGACTTAAGCAGATTGCACGACTTCAAGGGAAGAAACCACCTCCTAATCCATATCCAAGTGCTATCAAGGAGATACAAGCTGAAGAAAGAAAGTTTGTGCACGATCGTTTCTATAACCGAGATATTCTTAAAGTTGTGGAGAAACTGAAAGAGGAGAGGCAAGCGGAGTTGCAAGATAGAAGAGGTGGAGGTGGCTGGTAA